TAGGGACCGCGCCGAGTAGATTCGACCTCGTCGATGATCTCCATCGTCCGGGGCTTGGGCGCGCCGGTGATCGTCCCGCCCGGAAAGACGGCGGCGACGGCGTCGGCGAGGTCGTGTTCGTCCCGCAGTCGTCCTTCGACCAGCGAGACGAGGTGCATCACCTCGCTGTACCGATCTACTCGGCGGTACTCGCTGACGTCGACGCTGCCGTACTCGCTGACCTTGCCGAGATCGTTCCGTTCGAGGTCGACCAGCATCGCGTGCTCGGCTCGCTCTTTCTCGTCGCCGGTCAGTTCCGCTGCAAGCGTCGCGTCTGTTTCTGGATCCTCTCCGCGCGGCCGCGTGCCGGCGATCGGTTCTGTCTCCAGGTGGTCACCCTCACGGTGCAGGAGGAGTTCCGGACTCGCACTCACGAGATCGACGCCCGGAAACTCTACCAGGGCGGAGTATGGAGCCGGATTCACGTCACGAAGTGCGTCGAAGACAGCCACCGGATGCACAGCGGCCGGAGCAGTCAATCGATGCGAGATGTTCGCCTGAAAGGTATCGCCGTCGCGGATGTACTGCTTGACCCGGCGGACCCGGTCGGCGAAAGCCGCCTCCCCGCAGTCGCTCTCGAAGGTCGCTTCCGTGCGTTCGGCCGGCGGCGAGCCGACCGACCGATCGCCCTCGACCACCGCACTTGCGAGGTCCAGCGCGCGTTCTCGGCCGTGTTCGTAAGCCGATAGGGGGTCTTCGAAGCCTCGCTCACCGTTGCCGGACTGCCCGTCGACGTCCCCGAGACGCGGGCAGGCAGTGACGTGCAGCGTCGTCGCTCCATCGCGTGGCTCCTCCCAGGCTGCGAGTCGGTCGTAGATACCGAGTTGCAGCCACGGGAGGTCGCGGTCGCTGGTGGCGCTCTCAGGGAGGTGCTCGATCTCGCGAGCAGCGTCGTAGGAGAGCCAGCCGATCGCTCCACAGGGGTAGGGGACCGAACAATCCCCACGGACGAGTGTCTCCCGGGCAACGACGGAATCGAGCGTGGCCAACGCACCTTCCTCGGGGTCGGCCGCGACCAGCGAGACGGGGTCGACACCGAAGTATCCCCAACCGGGCTGGCCGCCGGTCGTCCCCAGGTAGATCCCGCCACTGCCGTCTCCGTGGCGCGCTCGCCGATACGCTTCGAAGGGATCGTCGACGGTCACTTCCACTTCGACCGGGATTCGAACGCCAGGTGGGGCGCTAGACGCGATCGCCAGGAAGGATTCGCGGTCGGTCACCAGCCGCGGGTCGCTCATTAGCTACTGCCAGCGGGTGCGGGTGTTTGTAGGTTACGAGTCCGGCAACGAGCCGATGGCTGCTGAGGAATCAGCGGTGTCTGGCGCGGTCGATCCAGTTCTGCAGTCGTGTCTCGGAGATCCCCGTTTCCTCCGAGAGCGACTCGGCGTCGCCGGTCGCCAGGTCGGCGACTGTCTCGACGCCCGCTTCAGAAAGACGCTCAGCGTAGGCCGACCCGATACCCTTGATCACGTCGGTCGGTTCGTCGGTCCCGAGATCGGATTCGGAGGCAGCCGGATCGTCGGCAGCTTCCGCCTCGGATTCATCAGCGGCTTCGTCTTCGGAGCCTTCAGTGGCTTCCTCCGCAGAGTCTTCCGTGACTTCCCCCTCGGATTCTCCGGTGGCGTGCTCGCTCTCGGAGCCGCCGGTCGTCTCGGGTTCCGTGTCGGTCCCTTTCACGGCGTCTTCCGTCTCCGTCGAGGGTTCACGTTCGACGGTCACGTTCGTCCCCTGCTGTTGGCCGGCCGCGGGCTCTTGGGCCTGTTCCTGTGGTGGCTGGCCTTGCTGGGGCTGGCCCTGCTGGTACTGTCCCTGCGGTGGCTGCTGCCGGCGTGAACCGCCGATCCCGAGCGCGGATTTGATCCGGCTGAGTATATCCGACAATCCCATACCCGCCTGTTCTATCCGGTCTCACTTAAAGCCGGGCGCGAAGCGCTTCGTTCATCTCGCCGACAGGTGCGTCCCGACCCGTCCAGATCTCGAAGGCTTCGACGCCCTGGAACAGCAGCATCCACGCCCCGTCGACGGTCGTCGCGCCCGCGGCCGCAGCCTCCCGCAATAGCCGCGTCTCGATCGGCGAATAGACCGCGTCGAGGACGGCCAGCTCTCCGTGGAGCGCGTCTGCCGGGACCGGGGATCGGTCTTCGTCCATGCCGACGCTGGTAGCGTTGACGAGCACGTCGGCGTCCGCGAGAAGATCGGCGAGATCGTCTAGTCCGTGACCGCTCGCGCCCGGCACGTCCGACGCGAGATCGTGGGCCGTCTCGACGGTTCGATTGGCGATCTCGACGGTCATCCCTTCGTCTGCCAACCCGAACGCTATCGCCCGGCCCGCGCCGCCGGCACCGACGACGACAGCCGTTCCCTCGAGGCTGACGTCGTGTCTCCGCAGTGCGCGCACCGCCCCGACGGCGTCGGTGTTGTATCCGACAGGCCCGGAATCAGTGAAATCGATCGTGTTCACAGCGCCGATTCGAGCGGCCAGGTCGTCCGTCTCGACAACTTCGAGAACGTCCTGTTTGAACGGAATCGTCACGTTCAAGCCCGAGATTCCGAGTGTTTCGGCCGCTTCGACGGCCGCCGCTCCGGCGTCAGCCCCGGGATCGAAGGTCACGTATCGAGCCTCCATCGCCAACGCTGCGTACGCGGCCTCGTGCATCGGCGGCGACAGTGAGTGTTCGACCGGGTGTCCGAGAAGTCCGTAGACGTCCATGTCTTGGCGGTCGACAGCGATCCCGATAAGCGTTCTCGAATCTGCGTCCCGACCGCACGTGCCGCCGTGCTCACGGTCATCGCTAGAACTCCTGATCGTCGCCGCGAAGCCAACCACTGCGATTCGCAAGCTTTTCGACCGGAGGTACGGACACTCCTGTAGTGAGTCGACTCCGTCATCCACTCGTCCAGGTTGCAGTGGCATTTTCTCTGACTGCACCGTGGGTGTTCGTCTACGCTTCGGGCACCCATCTCGGGAACGGAGTGACCGTGCTGGTGAGCGGCCTCGCGGTCCTCGGCGCGTCGTTCCTGCTCGCATGGGGGGCAGAGACCGCCGAGAAAGACGTCCCGAGAGCGTTCGCCATCGCCGTCCTCGCAGTTCTGGCAGTCGCGCCCGAGTACGCCGTCGACGCCCTCTACGCATGGAACGCCGGGGCCGGCGGCGCGTCGACCGACGCCTGCGCACAGTTCACGGCCGCTCAGATCGAGAACGCCGCCGAGGGCACGACTGCAGCCGCCTGTCACGACGCCAATCTCGCTGTCGCCAACATGACGGGGGCCAACCGGATCCTGATCGGGCTCGGCTGGGCTGGAATCGCCTTCTACACGGTCTGGCAAGCCACGAAGACGAACGACCCCGCCGTCGAGAAACGCCCAGGACGGCTGGCCGACGCCGTCACGATCGATCGGAGTCTCTCGACGGAGATTGCCTTCCTGTTCGTCGCAACTGTCTTCGCGTTCGCCGTCCCGCTGGCGGGCGGGATCGGCGTCATCGACACGATCCTGCTCGTCGGGCTCTACGTGGCCTACATCGGGATCATCATTCGGGGGGACGTCGAAGAAGCCGAAGAGCACGTCGGCGTCCCGGCGTACTTCCAGCGCAAGCGCCGACCCATCCGGATCGCGGTCGTCCTGGGCCTCTTTGCGTACTCCGGGCTGATGATCTTCACGGCGGTCGAGCCGTTCGCCCACGGCCTCGAGGAGATCGGCCTCCAGTACGGCGTCCCCGAGTTCTTCATGATCCAGTGGATCGCGCCGCTGGCGAGTGAATCACCGGAGCTGATCGTCGTCGCCGTCCTCGTCAACAAGGCGCGCTCGACCGCCGGGTTCAACGCCCTGATCTCCTCGAAGCTCAACCAGTGGACGCTGCTGATCGGGACCATCGCCGTCGTCTACTCCATCGCGTTCGGGGCTGTCGGGACGCTGCCCTTCGACGAAAAACAGACTGCCGAGATCTGGATCACCGCCGCCCAATCGTTCTTCGCGCTGTCGATCCTGATCAACTTCGAGATCTCGACCCGCGAGGCGCTTGCGCTCTTCGTACTCTTCATCTCGCAGGTCGCTACAGAGTTCCTCCTCTTGCGCGTGCTGTCGATCGCGAACCCGGAGGCGCTGAGCATCGACCTGCTGTACGCCTATACCGCGCTGTACCTCCTTCTGGGGACAGCGATCCTCTATCGGCGGCGTGGTGCTCTCAGCGAAGTGTTCACGCGAGCAGGGAACGCGGCTCGAACGGCCGTCGGTCGCGAGCCAGTCGCTGTCGAGGGTGCTGATTGATGCTCGCGATCGTCGTCTCTCGCGCGGACGGCGCCTCCGTCCACATCGGCGAGCACCTCCGCGACCTCGAAGACTGGTCGGTCGACCGCGACGACT
The Halapricum salinum genome window above contains:
- the pabB gene encoding aminodeoxychorismate synthase, component I encodes the protein MSDPRLVTDRESFLAIASSAPPGVRIPVEVEVTVDDPFEAYRRARHGDGSGGIYLGTTGGQPGWGYFGVDPVSLVAADPEEGALATLDSVVARETLVRGDCSVPYPCGAIGWLSYDAAREIEHLPESATSDRDLPWLQLGIYDRLAAWEEPRDGATTLHVTACPRLGDVDGQSGNGERGFEDPLSAYEHGRERALDLASAVVEGDRSVGSPPAERTEATFESDCGEAAFADRVRRVKQYIRDGDTFQANISHRLTAPAAVHPVAVFDALRDVNPAPYSALVEFPGVDLVSASPELLLHREGDHLETEPIAGTRPRGEDPETDATLAAELTGDEKERAEHAMLVDLERNDLGKVSEYGSVDVSEYRRVDRYSEVMHLVSLVEGRLRDEHDLADAVAAVFPGGTITGAPKPRTMEIIDEVESTRRGPYTGSIGLFGFDERATLNIVIRTLVRYGSEYHLRVGAGIVHDSIPEREYLETLDKGRALINAVDTALDGGTDLSIEDAASSQSASDGEKR
- a CDS encoding helix-hairpin-helix domain-containing protein, producing the protein MGLSDILSRIKSALGIGGSRRQQPPQGQYQQGQPQQGQPPQEQAQEPAAGQQQGTNVTVEREPSTETEDAVKGTDTEPETTGGSESEHATGESEGEVTEDSAEEATEGSEDEAADESEAEAADDPAASESDLGTDEPTDVIKGIGSAYAERLSEAGVETVADLATGDAESLSEETGISETRLQNWIDRARHR
- a CDS encoding shikimate dehydrogenase; translation: MDVYGLLGHPVEHSLSPPMHEAAYAALAMEARYVTFDPGADAGAAAVEAAETLGISGLNVTIPFKQDVLEVVETDDLAARIGAVNTIDFTDSGPVGYNTDAVGAVRALRRHDVSLEGTAVVVGAGGAGRAIAFGLADEGMTVEIANRTVETAHDLASDVPGASGHGLDDLADLLADADVLVNATSVGMDEDRSPVPADALHGELAVLDAVYSPIETRLLREAAAAGATTVDGAWMLLFQGVEAFEIWTGRDAPVGEMNEALRARL
- a CDS encoding sodium:calcium antiporter — encoded protein: MSRLRHPLVQVAVAFSLTAPWVFVYASGTHLGNGVTVLVSGLAVLGASFLLAWGAETAEKDVPRAFAIAVLAVLAVAPEYAVDALYAWNAGAGGASTDACAQFTAAQIENAAEGTTAAACHDANLAVANMTGANRILIGLGWAGIAFYTVWQATKTNDPAVEKRPGRLADAVTIDRSLSTEIAFLFVATVFAFAVPLAGGIGVIDTILLVGLYVAYIGIIIRGDVEEAEEHVGVPAYFQRKRRPIRIAVVLGLFAYSGLMIFTAVEPFAHGLEEIGLQYGVPEFFMIQWIAPLASESPELIVVAVLVNKARSTAGFNALISSKLNQWTLLIGTIAVVYSIAFGAVGTLPFDEKQTAEIWITAAQSFFALSILINFEISTREALALFVLFISQVATEFLLLRVLSIANPEALSIDLLYAYTALYLLLGTAILYRRRGALSEVFTRAGNAARTAVGREPVAVEGAD